The Ovis aries strain OAR_USU_Benz2616 breed Rambouillet chromosome X, ARS-UI_Ramb_v3.0, whole genome shotgun sequence genomic sequence AGGGAAGGGCCCCTGAAAGACCCAGCATATGGGTCTGACAGGAAAGCATTCCAAAATGAGAttacatgggtgtgtgtgtacatgtgtgtgttaggGAGCACCGACCCCTGTGCAGTCGAAAATCTGCATGTCACTTTAAAGCCAGTCTTCCATACCATCTGTGGATTTGACACATGGTGTACAGGACAGTAGTGTCAATACATACTTATTGGAAAGAATCTGAGTTTAAGTGGGCCCTCATAGTTCAAACCCACTGTTTAAGGTTCAACCATGTGTCCGTGTGTATCTTAAGGGCAATGATGCATCATGAATGGTTTTAAGCAGGATAGAAACATCCCTTTgaatcactgaactgtacatttaaaacagGTGAATTTTgtgtgtaaattatacctcagtaaagcccTGCCCCCAAACCATACCTCTAGGGGCTCGAAGAGGGTATATAGGAGGGCATAAagttggaggaggctgtggcaggAGTTACGTGCCACGGCCTATCTCTTGGGAGATGGCTAAAACTGGCTTGGGGGTGGAGTCGGGGGAGAATTGGGATGTCTTGCCCATGGTTAAGGAGAACCTGGTAGAACTCGTTTCAGAACTCAGAGTTCCCTGGCTTCAGCCCTCGTGTTCCACCAGCACTGCAGCTCTTCACTGACAGGTGATGGAGACCTTCCGAAGAGAAACGCACTTCAGAAACATGTTTCAAAAAAATGTTGCTAAGGGTTTTATTTCTaacaagaggaaaataataaaataaaattaaaataggcTTCAGTTGGAACCAAGTttcttgttttgccttttttttcttttgaacaaaTTAATTACACACCAACAATCTTCTTTTATTACAACATGAacccaggaggaggaaaggagacagGGCAGGACATGGAGGGAAGGTCAAGGTGGTAATGAGGACAAGCACCAAAAGCTTTCTTCAGATCTCAGGGAGCCCTCCTCAGCTCCCCaaccaaatttatttaaaataataaactgtgAGCACAGCTATGTGAAGTTTCCTCCTCCTGGGTGGAAGtcaggggaagggagaaggaggtgaggggagggacggaggcaggagaaggggggaaggaggaggaagagtgaGGGGGGAGGTGAGGTTAGTGTAGCATGGCCTGGCCAGGGCCACAactggggagagaagggagaggagattCCCCCAGTCTGCATATGCACTGGCTGTCTCTCTGGAATGGTGCTGGCCCAGCCCCAGCCACCCCCTGCCACCTGCCCATCCATCTATCTGCCTCAGGTGTCTAGGAATGCTGGTTAGAGGCTACCAGGGAGGGGGACTCCAGGGGCCAGCCCCCAGGAGCTGAGGTCTGAACAATACCTTGGAGTCAGAATATAAAAGTCAAGGGACtcaggggtgggctggggtggtcATCCCCCCTACTCGCCCACCTCCCAAGAAGCAGGCTTGATGGTCAGAAAGAGGATCCTTGAGGCCAAGGGGTCTCTGTTGGGGTCTGTGCTAGGCTCAGCCACTGTCACAACTGTTGCTGAGGCGGCTGCTGTGGGCAGGGCACGTGCAGCCGGGGAGTCAAAGTGGGGAAAGGGCCCGAGGAGCCTGAACTGGCCCCTAGTGCAGGCTCCAAGCCATTCTCCTGGGTGCTGGGGCTGTCAgtggtgggcaggggtgggggtgggccctCACCCCCagtctcctcctccagctcctcctcctcctgggcctcctcGGCCTCTGGCCCTGAGCTGCGTACCCTCTTTGGCTCTAGCTCCTCTCGGGCTGGGTCATCACCCTCCCCACCCCGATCTGCtttccgccgccgccgcctctccAGTGCCCGGCCCCGTGCTCGGCTCCCATGGCGCTCTGCCTTCTCCAGCTGTGATCACAACAGGCAAAAAGAGGTGCAGCGCAAGTGGTCAGGCCTGGGCTCCCTGCCTGCTCCACCTGACCTCCTAGCTCTGCACAGGACCTGTCCTCTCCTCACCTCCAGAAGTGTGCGGATCCGCTCCACATCTGGAGGCTGCCCAGCCTGCAGCAGCTGCCAGATGCTCTGGTTCTCATCCAGGGTCACCTCAAGCAAGTCCCCCTCCAACATGAGCTCCTCTAGGGGGGCCCGGGTTGCCTCAGGCAGCTCCAACACAGGGCCAGTCAACCGTGGCAACAGCGAGGACAGCAGCTCCAGGTCTGGGGGGTTGCAGGGACAGGTTGTGTTAGAGGCTACTCTTGGTTATACCTCTGCCCCCTACCCCAACAGAGCTAAGGACCACAGGGATCACTCTGGTGAAATCCACTAACAGCCTACCCACACTTGGACCTACCTCTCTTACCTGAGCCCTCCCCCGGGGCTACCTTCTCAGGACTGGTCATGCTGTCTCCATTCTCTAGCAACCCCTGCACCTGCCAGAGAGATCAAGAAAAGGTAGTGGTAACTGAAGAACCAGATCCTACTGCTGCCCCCCAACTTCAGACTTGGGACCCTccacctcctggagaagggcagacACAGGCTGCCAGCATTGAGCATTACAGGGATCTGGAGAGGAGGCAGAATGGGGCAAGAAGGCCAGGCCAAAGGAGACCAAAAGTCAGAGAGCAGGGGTAGTAGGGCTGGAGCCTAAGGGCAAGGGCTAGGAAACAGGAATTTAAGGGTGAAAGAGCTGGGCTGCACAGCTCACCTTAGGCATATccttgccactgccttctctgagaggGTCAGAGGCGGGGGCTGAAGGGTAGGTAGGGGGCTCCTCGGGCCTGGGTTCAGCCTGCAGCCGCTGGCGAAGCTCAGCCAGCCGTCCCAACAGAGCAGTCACATCCTCAGAGGCCAGAGCCTGCCTTGCACGGCCTTGCCAGCTGATGGCCCTCTCTGTGAGGCACTGCAGGGCCTCACCCTCAGGCAGCCGCACAGGCAGTCTCTGCAGCGCTACCAGCAGTGCCAAGATGGTCTCCAGGCGTGGGCGCCGTGAGCGCATGCACAGCGGACACAAGAATTTGGTGTCCCACTCCCACCAGGCCAgcagtggggatggggtgggactGGGCCTTGGGGAACTGAGGAGGCGGGGTACCGACACACATCGCCCATGGAACCAGTCCTGACACAGGTCACACTGCAGAGCTCCCACCCCGGCTGGCACCTgcccacacacacagatggaggTTGCAGAGGAAGCTGTGGTCGATGATGCCAGTGGACTGGGTTTGGTGGAGTTGGTGCGACGTAGCTGCAGGattccctccttctctttctgttccCCCTCCTTGAAGGCCACGATCTGCCGTGCCCAGGACAGGGGAGGAGAGGTCAGCACCCCAACCCTCCTTCTCTGGCACCATGAACACCCCACTCCCAAACCAAGAGAACTGACACACAGGGAGCAAGCGGTCTGCCCATGGTCACCAGGCTCAGACACTATCATTGCCAGACTCTTCTCCCCATCTGGGCCTAAGCTCCTTACCACAGagcctgggtccctgaggtcctgcGCAGATAGCCCCAGCAGCTCTGTGTCAGATTTGTACAACCCCAGCTCCTTCTCCATCCAACGGCTGCGCTTGGTGCTGTCTGAGCCGGCGTCTGCACACGGGCAGAGCAcctgaggcaggcaggcagagaggGAATGTCTGGGGTTCCCATCCTTCCCATACCCAAAGCCCCCAAACCCACGTTCTCACATGAGCTGTCTCACATCTGGGTCAGAGGCAGGAGAGGCTGTGGGTCAGGTCCCAGGCCTCACCTCCAGCAGAGTGTAGCAAGAATTCTTCTTGAGGAAGGTCTTGGAGGCCTTCTCCCTCCAGGAGTGCGCTGTCAGTACCTGCAGCTCTAGCTGTCTCAGTTCCTCCAACCCCACAGGTAGGTCCCGGCCCACAGCCACCAGACCCTCCAAGTCATCCAGGCAGGGGTAGTGATCACCATTCTGGGACAGGGCAAGAGAAAGCTCAATTCCACTCGCCAACATCTACTGATGCTACTCTGACCCTggtcctgaattgggaagatggACTGGACTCACAGTCTTAAGCCAGAAGAAAACAGACTCATCCTAAGGAAGGTACGCCAACCTGGTTCTCTCCTCCAACTGGTACGTCCACTGGCTCAGCCTCCAGAGAGCCAGGCAGTCCCCAGGACCACCAGCCCAGTTACATGGTTGTGGTTGGCCTCTTTTAGCCTCCCTGCCCCTACCATTCTCATCTTAACCAGCATCCTATCTTCCCTCAGGCCAGCCTCGCAACCCTTCTTCACACTGCTCACCAAGCACGTTTTGCCTCCTCACAATGTGCTATGCCCCCTTCCTTGCTCTAGCCAACCCAACTCAACCCAGAACAACACAGTGTATGACATCTCTCGCATCTGGACTGAAGATCTGAGGTGAAGGGTGGGTGGGGCAACAGGGTCCTCACTTGGATCTCGTCCACATCAGCAATCCAAGCCCGGGCCTTAGCAAGAGCCTCCTTGAGAGCCTGGATGTTGGGCAGGTGAACAGGGATGTTTTCTGCCTCATGAATTATGGCCTCAAGCGTGGCTGGTGGATGCTTCTGCCTAAAGGTAGGGAAAAAAGAGGCCTCAGTTTGGGATGGTCTCCGTGACCAGAAGCCCAGCCTGACTTTTGGGTATAGCAGTATGAGCCCCTGTGGCTGCCACTTGGGCCTACTTGCTTGTATTCTGCCTACAAGCGGCTGTCAGTCTCTGCTTGTTCCAGACTGTACGCACCAAAACTTCTGCCGTATCCCCATGCTGTTTGTCCACCAGTCTGTCCGCCTGCTGGCAGTGCCTACACACACAGTATTAATCTGGGAATTGCAGTTTGTCAGACTGTCCCATGTGTGGGGTCTTTCTACTGACAGGTGTTCATCTGCTTGTTGGTACTTCTCATGAGTGTGTGCACACGTCGCTTGTTGGTACTTCTCATGAGCGTGTGTACACGTCAGCCTGTGTAGCTAGTACTCTATATAGCTCTGCATTTGTCCATCTGTTTCTCCATAAGACTATCTCTGCCTCTACATGTAATACAGAGTTAAACAAAAGAGGGAGGGTAGGCTTAGTCAATCCACCAGTATAGGAGTCTGGTGCCCAAGGCCGCCCATGGGAATCATCTTCAGCTTCTCTGCTAAACTCTGAAGGATGCAGTAGAGCAGGGAGGGGAAGAAGCTGGACCTACCTGGCCTCCAGGCAGAGATGGGCCTTCTCCTCCCAGCGTTCGGCAATGGTCAGTAGCTCCTGCAGTTCGGCTTGGGCCTTGTCCACAGCAGGGCTAGGGGCCACACTGGCACCTGCTACCAACAGTCCCCGCATGACAGCCAGGGTGCCTCTTCGGGCTGAGGGGGCCAGTGTGCGTTTAACCTCATCCAGCCATTGTGCCTGTTCCACCTGCCGCTGGAGCTGCTGGGCTTCAGGTACCTCCACTCCGAGCTGCCGCCCTCTCTCCAGCAGGGACTGCAGGAGCCCTGGACTGGACGGCAATGAGGCCAGAGCCTCACAGGCCTCAGCTTGGTAGGCTTCCACCTGTTCCAGAATACCCTACCaggacacaaacaaaaaacaaactcctCAGCAGAGCCCACACAGAGGTCCCACCACCACATACCTCTGCCCTACTTACCTTCTTACCCTTCAGTATTTGGGAAGAGAACCTAGCATGGTCTAGGCACTCTCCCTTCGCCAGGCCCTAAGCAGTGGTTCCTAATACTCACTGCCCACTACATACCCTAGGAcatttgttaaaacacagatctcTGGGTCCACTCCTTGAGATTCTTAATAGGGATTGGTCAGGAGTCTAAAGGGTTTCcctaaaggtaaagaatctgcctgcaatgcaggagacctgggtttgatccctgggttgggaagatcccctggaggagggcatggcaaccgtaacccagtccagtacttgactggagaattctatggatagaggagcctggcgggctacagtccatagggctgcacaggTTGCTTGGCCTTCTCACAATCTCTACACTCACACTGGTGTCCACTGCTCTTTCCATCCTATTTCTGTACCTTCTTGAACTTTACTCAGCTTTCCAGGCCCACAAACACCCTTATTACTTCCTTTCACCTCTTCTACCTTGAAGAGGAAACCTTTCCTTGACTACACATCCTGTATCTGTACCCTTGCCACTTGCGCCTCAAATCCCATTTCTAACAGGCAGTTTGCTAAACCCTTTGCCTCCTACCTCTATTACTCACAGGTGCATCCTGTCCTGGCCTGCTGCTCAggtccccctccctctcccccaaacCCTGAGCAGTACCCCAAGTTCACCCCTCCTCACCTTGACATCCCCAATCTGGTGCATGGCACAAGGCAAGTTGTTCATCTGGTCCAGAAAGGCCCGGAGCTCAGCAAGGGTCATCTGCAGACCAGTCATCCTGTGGGGGCTATAGAGTTTCACATGTAGGGTTTCAAGTCCAACCCAGTCCCCTCCCTTCATCTCTGTACTAAGGCCCAACACCTTTCCTCACACATGCCCACCTTGACCTCTCATACGTCACAGTTCCCTGCAAATGCCCAGGTTAGAGAGAGAGTTTTAAGATACATGCATGTTCATATGATGAGGGGAAAGAATTAGAAGAGAGGAATATAGGATTTATTTGATGGGGAAAGCTTAGAAATTGATGGCAACAGAAGCTGGACAATTATAATCCATATTCTACTGTGAAGTCAGATTAAGTGTATGCTTCTGTGTCCTTTTCTTATTCCTAAACCTCCAACAACTCCTGACCTCAGCCTGTCTGAAATCAGTACCTTCAGGTACTGATAAAAAGACAATCCTAGCTTTCTTCGAACTGAGGTACGCCCCTCCGTTCTAGCTGCCTGGCCTCCTTGCCTCCCCAGTTCCTCCAATGGCAGTGCTTGTCAGCTTCCTGTTGATGTCACCTGCTAATGGTACTCAGAgttcaccaccaccccccaccaaaaGTCCTTTTCCTAAGGTGCTCATTCCTTAGTAGGCTATCTGTGCCCAATGCCTCACGCTGCCATACCCAGCTTCCTGGCCGCTGACCAGCCCCAGAGCCCGGGACACGCAAGCCTCTGCCTCACTCAGGCAGTTCTTTAGTCGCTGCAGCAGCTCACTGTTAGGAAACCTCCGCTCACGGGCCTCTGACTCTAGTGCCCTCAGCTCTTCAAGGCCTGGAGAGAGAATAAGAGCAGCAAGGAGTAGGCAGTATTgagtaaaggcagaggaagggggtGGAGGGTACAGAAGAAAAGGGAATAGAACTTGCCTGTGGAGTCCCTCCGTCCCCCCATCACTCACTGCGCTTCCGCCCATCCTCCACCTCCAGGGCCACTCGCACTTTGTTGGCCCACGTGTCAAAGGACTCAGCCCGGACCTTCAGCTTATGGAGCATGGCAGGGAGCTCATCCAAGGTGTACCGATACCTATGGGAAGAGGGCAGGAAAGAGCACATCTGGCCCAGTTCTACATCCCCCTCCTCAGCCCACTTCCCCCAGGTAAGCCCCCTGCTCACCTCAAGTATTGCCGGCTACTGGAGCACTTGCAGAGATCATTGATGTGGGAAAGGCAGACAAGCCCATCAGGGCAGTCATAGCAGGCCAGGGCTGACAGAAAGCACGTGGTCTTGCACTTGATGCACTGGCGTTCATCATCCGGGAGCAGCTCGAAAGCTTCTCGCTCAGCTTCGGTGATGCCCTGGGGGTGTTCATTATATAGAAGCAGAACAGGGCTGCAGAAACCCCTAACTCAGCCACCACTGAGCTCCACGTTAAAGACTCAAATCTGTGCTAGGAGCTATGAAGGAGACAAAACTCCACAGATCACACTGCCTCCGTGAAGTCCAGACTCTCAAAGCTGGGTAATCATATGAAGCAAGGTAAGATCAATGTAGGTTGAGAGGAAGAAAAATCAGGTAAGTTTCAGATTAGCAGAAAGGGCCTTAGGGGTGAGAGAAGGTGAGGAAAACGTGGACCAAGGCACCAGAGAGATGGAAATATGTGGAAGTGGCCAAGACAAGTGTCAGGTACTGGGGAATAATGCTAGCTTCCAGGCACTCAGTGCCCACTGTGCTCTAGGCACTGTGCTGGCTGCTTTAGCAGCACACTGCATACACATCTATAACTTAAGAGAAATAAACTATGTGCTTGTATCCAGTGTTTAAAGTTCCAAACCTAAGCCAATGACTTTATCTGTTGattagatgaagaaaaagcaatCCACTCCAAAACTGGAGGAAAAGCCAGCTATCTTGGAGTAACTGAAAGACAATATAATGCTATACATTATGGGCAACTGGGGATTTTAGAGAGAAATTTTGATTCTAATAGTTTTTGTCTTCTGTACTGACCTAACTTCTGTGTAAGTCCATTGCACATTACAAATCCCACCCTGCCACAAATGTGCTCTGCACATTACAAATCCTGCTCATATGAGTCCATTGCACATTACAAATCTAGCTGTGTTGATATAGAGTAAATTATTTAAATCTCTCTGGGTTTCAGTTTCCCTATTTTGTAAAGTGGAGACTATAGTACTATCCTCATTGGGTTGGGATTAACAAAGGTAAAGTCACTAAGGACATAGAAAAGTATCTTAGCACTCAGACTAGTGGAACCACAAAAGGCCCTCAACAGTCAAAGTaaccctgagaaagaaaaacaaagctggaggtatcaagtttcttgatttcaaactatattacaaagctgtagtaatcaaaacagtatggtaatgacataaaaatagacacataaacCAATGGTAAGCCCCAAAACAAACTCTCATACATAGactcaactaatatttgacaagggagTCAAGAATACTCAGtggggaaaagatagtctcttcaataaatggtgctgggaaaactggataatcACATGTAGAAAAATGAAACGACCTTTATCTTCTATCACTCatgaaaattaacttgaaatagaTTAAAAACTTAAACCTAAGAAccgaaaccataaaactcctagaagaaaatatagggaaAATGTTCCTGGACATTGGTGTGGGCAATGATTTCTTGTACATGGTATCTttaaaaagcacaagcaacaaaagcaaaaataaataagtggaactatatcaaactaaaaagcatctgcacagcaaaagaaatcatcaacaaaatgaaaaggcaacccgtggaatgggagaaaatatttgcaaactgtcTATCTGATAAACGGTTAACATCCAAAGTATATAAAggactcatacaactcaacagcaaaaccCCAAACACCCGAATAAGAactgggcagaggacctgaaaagatgtttttccaaagaagatatacaaatggctaataggtacatgaaaaaatgtacatcactaaccatcaggaaaatgcaaatcaaaaccaaaatatcCCCtcccacctgtcagaatggcttatcatcaaaaagaaaagagatacatGTTGGAGAGAAGGTGGAGACAAGGGAAACTTTGTACACtgtggtaggaatgcaaactggttacagccactttggaaaacaatatgaaggtttctcaaaaaattaaaaatagaattaaccatatgatctagcaatccctcTTCCGGGTATactccaaaggaaatgaaactagGATCTCAAAAAGGTATCTGAACTTGTTCactacagcattattcacaatagccaagatacggaaatAACCTAAGAGTccataaatggatgaatggataaagatga encodes the following:
- the KDM5C gene encoding lysine-specific demethylase 5C isoform X12, whose product is MEPGSDDFLPPPECPVFEPSWAEFRDPLGYIAKIRPIAEKSGICKIRPPADWQPPFAVEVDNFRFTPRIQRLNELEIVVEEGGYEAICKDRRWARVAQRLNYPPGKNIGSLLRSHYERIVYPYEMYQSGANLVQCNTRPFDNEEKDKEYKPHSIPLRQSVQPSKFNSYGRRAKRLQPDPEPTEEDIEKNPELKKLQIYGAGPKMMGLGLMAKDKTLRKKDKEGPECPPTVVVKEESGGDMKVESTSPKTFLESKEELSHSPEPCTKMTMRLRRNHSNAQFIESYVCRMCSRGDEDDKLLLCDGCDDNYHIFCLLPPLPEIPKGVWRCPKCVMAECKRPPEAFGFEQATREYTLQSFGEMADSFKADYFNMPVHMVPTELVEKEFWRLVNSIEEDVTVEYGADIHSKEFGSGFPVSDSKRHLTPEEEEYATSGWNLNVMPVLEQSVLCHINADISGMKVPWLYVGMVFSAFCWHIEDHWSYSINYLHWGEPKTWYGVPSLAAEHLEEVMKKLTPELFDSQPDLLHQLVTLMNPNTLMSHGVPVVRTNQCAGEFVITFPRAYHSGFNQGYNFAEAVNFCTADWLPAGRQCIEHYRRLRRYCVFSHEELICKMAACPEKLDLNLAAAVHKEMFIMVQEERRLRKALLEKGITEAEREAFELLPDDERQCIKCKTTCFLSALACYDCPDGLVCLSHINDLCKCSSSRQYLRYRYTLDELPAMLHKLKVRAESFDTWANKVRVALEVEDGRKRSLEELRALESEARERRFPNSELLQRLKNCLSEAEACVSRALGLVSGQEAGPHRMTGLQMTLAELRAFLDQMNNLPCAMHQIGDVKGILEQVEAYQAEACEALASLPSSPGLLQSLLERGRQLGVEVPEAQQLQRQVEQAQWLDEVKRTLAPSARRGTLAVMRGLLVAGASVAPSPAVDKAQAELQELLTIAERWEEKAHLCLEARQKHPPATLEAIIHEAENIPVHLPNIQALKEALAKARAWIADVDEIQNGDHYPCLDDLEGLVAVGRDLPVGLEELRQLELQVLTAHSWREKASKTFLKKNSCYTLLEVLCPCADAGSDSTKRSRWMEKELGLYKSDTELLGLSAQDLRDPGSVIVAFKEGEQKEKEGILQLRRTNSTKPSPLASSTTASSATSICVCGQVPAGVGALQCDLCQDWFHGRCVSVPRLLSSPRPSPTPSPLLAWWEWDTKFLCPLCMRSRRPRLETILALLVALQRLPVRLPEGEALQCLTERAISWQGRARQALASEDVTALLGRLAELRQRLQAEPRPEEPPTYPSAPASDPLREGSGKDMPKGLLENGDSMTSPEKVAPGEGSDLELLSSLLPRLTGPVLELPEATRAPLEELMLEGDLLEVTLDENQSIWQLLQAGQPPDVERIRTLLELEKAERHGSRARGRALERRRRRKADRGGEGDDPAREELEPKRVRSSGPEAEEAQEEEELEEETGGEGPPPPLPTTDSPSTQENGLEPALGASSGSSGPFPTLTPRLHVPCPQQPPQQQL
- the KDM5C gene encoding lysine-specific demethylase 5C isoform X5, with the protein product MEPGSDDFLPPPECPVFEPSWAEFRDPLGYIAKIRPIAEKSGICKIRPPADWQPPFAVEVDNFRFTPRIQRLNELEAQTRVKLNYLDQIAKFWEIQGSSLKIPNVERRILDLYSLSKIVVEEGGYEAICKDRRWARVAQRLNYPPGKNIGSLLRSHYERIVYPYEMYQSGANLVCNTRPFDNEEKDKEYKPHSIPLRQSVQPSKFNSYGRRAKRLQPDPEPTEEDIEKNPELKKLQIYGAGPKMMGLGLMAKDKTLRKKDKEGPECPPTVVVKEESGGDMKVESTSPKTFLESKEELSHSPEPCTKMTMRLRRNHSNAQFIESYVCRMCSRGDEDDKLLLCDGCDDNYHIFCLLPPLPEIPKGVWRCPKCVMAECKRPPEAFGFEQATREYTLQSFGEMADSFKADYFNMPVHMVPTELVEKEFWRLVNSIEEDVTVEYGADIHSKEFGSGFPVSDSKRHLTPEEEEYATSGWNLNVMPVLEQSVLCHINADISGMKVPWLYVGMVFSAFCWHIEDHWSYSINYLHWGEPKTWYGVPSLAAEHLEEVMKKLTPELFDSQPDLLHQLVTLMNPNTLMSHGVPVVRTNQCAGEFVITFPRAYHSGFNQGYNFAEAVNFCTADWLPAGRQCIEHYRRLRRYCVFSHEELICKMAACPEKLDLNLAAAVHKEMFIMVQEERRLRKALLEKGITEAEREAFELLPDDERQCIKCKTTCFLSALACYDCPDGLVCLSHINDLCKCSSSRQYLRYRYTLDELPAMLHKLKVRAESFDTWANKVRVALEVEDGRKRSLEELRALESEARERRFPNSELLQRLKNCLSEAEACVSRALGLVSGQEAGPHRMTGLQMTLAELRAFLDQMNNLPCAMHQIGDVKGILEQVEAYQAEACEALASLPSSPGLLQSLLERGRQLGVEVPEAQQLQRQVEQAQWLDEVKRTLAPSARRGTLAVMRGLLVAGASVAPSPAVDKAQAELQELLTIAERWEEKAHLCLEARQKHPPATLEAIIHEAENIPVHLPNIQALKEALAKARAWIADVDEIQNGDHYPCLDDLEGLVAVGRDLPVGLEELRQLELQVLTAHSWREKASKTFLKKNSCYTLLEVLCPCADAGSDSTKRSRWMEKELGLYKSDTELLGLSAQDLRDPGSVIVAFKEGEQKEKEGILQLRRTNSTKPSPLASSTTASSATSICVCGQVPAGVGALQCDLCQDWFHGRCVSVPRLLSSPRPSPTPSPLLAWWEWDTKFLCPLCMRSRRPRLETILALLVALQRLPVRLPEGEALQCLTERAISWQGRARQALASEDVTALLGRLAELRQRLQAEPRPEEPPTYPSAPASDPLREGSGKDMPKVQGLLENGDSMTSPEKVAPGEGSDLELLSSLLPRLTGPVLELPEATRAPLEELMLEGDLLEVTLDENQSIWQLLQAGQPPDVERIRTLLELEKAERHGSRARGRALERRRRRKADRGGEGDDPAREELEPKRVRSSGPEAEEAQEEEELEEETGGEGPPPPLPTTDSPSTQENGLEPALGASSGSSGPFPTLTPRLHVPCPQQPPQQQL
- the KDM5C gene encoding lysine-specific demethylase 5C isoform X3, with product MEPGSDDFLPPPECPVFEPSWAEFRDPLGYIAKIRPIAEKSGICKIRPPADWQPPFAVEVDNFRFTPRIQRLNELEAQTRVKLNYLDQIAKFWEIQGSSLKIPNVERRILDLYSLSKIVVEEGGYEAICKDRRWARVAQRLNYPPGKNIGSLLRSHYERIVYPYEMYQSGANLVQCNTRPFDNEEKDKEYKPHSIPLRQSVQPSKFNSYGRRAKRLQPDPEPTEEDIEKNPELKKLQIYGAGPKMMGLGLMAKDKTLRKKDKEGPECPPTVVVKEESGGDMKVESTSPKTFLESKEELSHSPEPCTKMTMRLRRNHSNAQFIESYVCRMCSRGDEDDKLLLCDGCDDNYHIFCLLPPLPEIPKGVWRCPKCVMAECKRPPEAFGFEQATREYTLQSFGEMADSFKADYFNMPVHMVPTELVEKEFWRLVNSIEEDVTVEYGADIHSKEFGSGFPVSDSKRHLTPEEEEYATSGWNLNVMPVLEQSVLCHINADISGMKVPWLYVGMVFSAFCWHIEDHWSYSINYLHWGEPKTWYGVPSLAAEHLEEVMKKLTPELFDSQPDLLHQLVTLMNPNTLMSHGVPVVRTNQCAGEFVITFPRAYHSGFNQGYNFAEAVNFCTADWLPAGRQCIEHYRRLRRYCVFSHEELICKMAACPEKLDLNLAAAVHKEMFIMVQEERRLRKALLEKGITEAEREAFELLPDDERQCIKCKTTCFLSALACYDCPDGLVCLSHINDLCKCSSSRQYLRYRYTLDELPAMLHKLKVRAESFDTWANKVRVALEVEDGRKRSLEELRALESEARERRFPNSELLQRLKNCLSEAEACVSRALGLVSGQEAGPHRMTGLQMTLAELRAFLDQMNNLPCAMHQIGDVKGILEQVEAYQAEACEALASLPSSPGLLQSLLERGRQLGVEVPEAQQLQRQVEQAQWLDEVKRTLAPSARRGTLAVMRGLLVAGASVAPSPAVDKAQAELQELLTIAERWEEKAHLCLEARQKHPPATLEAIIHEAENIPVHLPNIQALKEALAKARAWIADVDEIQNGDHYPCLDDLEGLVAVGRDLPVGLEELRQLELQVLTAHSWREKASKTFLKKNSCYTLLEVLCPCADAGSDSTKRSRWMEKELGLYKSDTELLGLSAQDLRDPGSVIVAFKEGEQKEKEGILQLRRTNSTKPSPLASSTTASSATSICVCGQVPAGVGALQCDLCQDWFHGRCVSVPRLLSSPRPSPTPSPLLAWWEWDTKFLCPLCMRSRRPRLETILALLVALQRLPVRLPEGEALQCLTERAISWQGRARQALASEDVTALLGRLAELRQRLQAEPRPEEPPTYPSAPASDPLREGSGKDMPKGLLENGDSMTSPEKVAPGEGSGKRDLELLSSLLPRLTGPVLELPEATRAPLEELMLEGDLLEVTLDENQSIWQLLQAGQPPDVERIRTLLELEKAERHGSRARGRALERRRRRKADRGGEGDDPAREELEPKRVRSSGPEAEEAQEEEELEEETGGEGPPPPLPTTDSPSTQENGLEPALGASSGSSGPFPTLTPRLHVPCPQQPPQQQL